In the Blastocatellia bacterium genome, one interval contains:
- the cyoE gene encoding protoheme IX farnesyltransferase — protein MSTESSIVPTKAEVLSESLAAQTNEQPNTKLLSTYLELVKPRILILLLLIAIAGFGMATENWRSLLLLHLSLGVSLIGAATGTLNQWWERSSDAEMWRTKQRPLPTSRITARKAVLFGSLTALAGVLYLSYFVNLITGLIGLFTILSYIFCYTPLKRRTPLSTVIGAFPGATPPLIGWAAVTNQIDLSGLVLFLIMFFWQFPHFLAIAWMYKEDYARAGIRMLPIVEPEGFTTGRQILLYALVLLPISLLPTMIGITGKIYFVGALLLSSWYLYCSFLTAKERSWQQARRLLQSSVIYLPILFLLMLLDKISLR, from the coding sequence ATGAGTACCGAATCAAGCATTGTACCAACAAAGGCAGAAGTATTATCTGAATCCTTGGCGGCACAAACAAATGAACAACCAAACACTAAGCTGTTGTCTACCTACCTTGAGTTAGTTAAACCACGCATTTTAATACTCTTACTATTAATTGCTATTGCTGGTTTTGGTATGGCAACAGAGAATTGGCGTAGCCTTTTGCTACTACATTTAAGTTTGGGTGTTTCATTAATTGGTGCTGCAACAGGAACACTTAATCAATGGTGGGAACGCTCAAGTGATGCAGAAATGTGGCGCACTAAGCAACGTCCTTTACCAACAAGTAGAATTACTGCTAGAAAAGCTGTTTTATTTGGTAGCCTTACGGCTTTAGCTGGAGTCTTATATTTATCATATTTTGTTAACTTAATCACAGGTCTAATAGGTTTATTTACAATACTTAGCTATATTTTTTGTTACACTCCGCTAAAACGTCGCACGCCTCTAAGTACCGTAATAGGAGCTTTTCCAGGTGCTACACCTCCATTAATTGGTTGGGCCGCAGTAACTAACCAAATTGATCTATCAGGGTTAGTGTTATTTTTAATTATGTTTTTCTGGCAATTTCCTCATTTTCTAGCTATTGCTTGGATGTATAAAGAAGATTATGCTCGCGCAGGAATCCGTATGTTGCCAATTGTTGAACCAGAGGGCTTTACAACAGGCCGACAAATCTTACTTTATGCCTTAGTTCTTTTGCCTATTAGCCTTTTACCAACAATGATTGGAATAACAGGAAAAATTTATTTTGTAGGAGCTTTATTATTAAGCTCCTGGTATCTTTACTGTAGCTTTCTAACAGCTAAAGAGCGTTCATGGCAACAAGCTAGGCGACTTTTACAATCATCTGTAATTTATTTGCCTATTTTATTTCTATTGATGTTACTAGATAAAATTTCCTTACGTTAA